The following coding sequences are from one Panthera leo isolate Ple1 chromosome E1, P.leo_Ple1_pat1.1, whole genome shotgun sequence window:
- the AATK gene encoding serine/threonine-protein kinase LMTK1 isoform X4, giving the protein MAKQPGRSVQLLKSTDLGRHSLLYLEEVGHGWFGKVFLGEVNSGISSTQVVVKELKASASVQEQTQFLEEAQPYRALQHSNLLQCLAQCAEVTPYLLVMEFCPMGDLKGYLRSCRLAESMAPDPLTLQRMACEVACGVLHLHRNNYVHSDLALRNCLLAADLTVKIGDYGLSHGKYREDYFVTADQLWVPLRWIAPELVDEVHCNLLVVDQTKASNVWSLGVTIWELFELGAQPYPHHSDRQVLAYAVREQQLKLPKPQLQLTLSDRWYEVMQFCWLQPEQRPTAEEVHLLLSYLCAKGATEAEEEFERRWRSLRPGGGGAGPGLAGLALGGAGELASASSFPLLEQFAGDGFHADGDDVLTVTETSRGLNFEYKWEAGRGAEAFPPPGAAASPSRAACPQELCAADGAPPGVVPVLSAHSPSVGSEYFIRLEEPTPAAGHDPDCAGCTLSPHAVDLLPDGGDQDDDSEGSAATSSAMEPLLGHVPPPEGSWGRCDYYLHGSCAREPSCPLSSPSPGTLVPAGPREEDADWGTAAFCPPFLEDPVGTSPSGREEMGATEACRAAQPRHWSSNVSANNNSGSRAPGSWDPGHVAGCVGCCPGPEHTLRAAPELGGPLALEDPTEPLLGSKGASSGQELGRCFGLPHLCPAEGLAPAICLVTSSRTQAAISQANSPQTGPRLAEEAEGSARPQLPLPSVPAPSQEGALLPAEAASALDTLPALPTPAGSWETATEAAQTPDSYRVSPEPGAPVSEEEDMTEATSGVFADLSSDGPLAEKPDVTLAFRSLQKQAGTPDSGDSLDIPPSAGDGGGREAFSPSGIGTPGGQPRALDSGYDTENYESPEFVLKEAHEPCEPEACGELVSEEESPGPETQLSTSLGGLGQKNPYRDSAYFSDLDTEPDCTSGPQEKGGGDLTSRLELDLESSGLRAAQPSPESGVAGGTRGTGPREVLPLLPEDFSPGPSTCPEGPRPDPPWPQGPAQGPPVPSPGGSKIFLLTPVPLSSESHLPELQEAPVLPSGPAQQERTGSPGAPRTPLCLALPGLPAAPEGRSEEEEEDSEESDESDEELRCYSIQEPSEESEEEAPPVPVVVAESQSARNLRSLLKIPSLLSEAFCEDLERKKKAVSFFDDVTVYLFDQESPTRELGEPFPGAKESPPAFLAGGPRSPSARGRPRRADRSPDGSAAEEGGGLAWDDGFPPTPAPEAARPAPAAPPKQTAPGPFSRFTVSPAPASRFSITHVSDSDAGSVGGPVAGAGGSCKEA; this is encoded by the exons ATGGCCAAGCAGCCGGGGCGCTCAG TGCAGCTGCTCAAGTCCACAGACCTGGGCCGTCACAGCCTCTTGTACCTGGAGGAGGTTGGCCACGGCTGGTTCGGGAAG GTGTTCCTGGGGGAGGTGAACTCGGGCATCAGCAGCACCCAGGTGGTGGTGAAGGAGTTGAAGGCCAGCGCCAGCGTGCAGGAGCAGACGCAGTTCCTGGAGGAGGCTCAGCCCTACAG GGCCCTGCAGCACAGCAATCTGCTTCAGTGCCTGGCGCAGTGCGCGGAGGTGACCCCCTACCTGCTGGTGATGGAGTTCTGCCCCATG GGGGACCTCAAGGGCTACCTGCGAAGCTGCCGGCTGGCGGAGTCCATGGCGCCCGATCCCCTGACCCTGCAGCGCATGGCCTGCGAGGTGGCCTGTGGCGTCCTGCACCTGCATCGCAACAACTATGTGCACAG TGACCTGGCCCTCAGGAACTGCCTGCTCGCGGCCGACCTGACGGTGAAGATCGGCGACTACGGCCTGTCCCACGGCAAATACAGA GAAGACTACTTTGTGACTGCCGACCAGCTGTGGGTGCCGCTGCGCTGGATCGCGCCCGAGCTGGTGGACGAGGTGCACTGCAACCTGCTGGTGGTGGACCAGACCAAGGCCAGCAACGTGTG GTCCCTGGGCGTGACCATCTGGGAGCTCTTTGAGCTGGGCGCACAGCCCTACCCCCACCACTCCGACCGGCAGGTGCTGGCCTACGCAGTCCGGGAGCAGCAGCTGAAGCTCCCCAAGCCCCAGCTGCAGCTGACGCTGTCTGACCGCTG GTACGAGGTGATGCAGTTCTGCTGGCTGCAGCCTGAACAGCGGCCCACGGCCGAGGAGGTGCACCTGCTGCTGTCCTACCTCTGTGCCAAGGGCGCCACCGAGGCGGAGGAAGAATTTGAGCGGCGCTGGCGCTCGCTGCGGCCGGGCGGGGGTGGCgcaggccctgggctggcagGCCTGGCTCTGGGGGGCGCGGGCGAGCTGGCCTCCGCCTCGTCCTTCCCGCTGCTGGAGCAGTTCGCAGGCGACGGCTTCCACGCGGACGGGGACGACGTGCTGACGGTGACCGAGACGAGTCGCGGCCTCAACTTCGAGTACAAGTGGGAAGCGGGCCGCGGCGCCGAGGCCTTCCCACCCCCCGGGGCTGCAGCGAGCCCTAGCCGCGCCGCTTGCCCGCAGGAGCTGTGTGCCGCTGACGGTGCGCCCCCGGGCGTGGTGCCTGTGCTCAGCGCGCACAGCCCCTCGGTGGGCAGCGAGTACTTCATCCGGTTGGAGGAGCCGACGCCCGCCGCCGGCCACGACCCTGACTGCGCCGGCTGCACCCTCAGCCCCCATGCCGTGGACCTGCTCCCCGATGGTGGTGACCAGGACGATGACTCGGAGGGCAGCGCGGCCACCTCGTCGGCCATGGAGCCCCTGCTGGGCCACGTGCCGCCCCCCGAGGGGTCCTGGGGCCGCTGTGACTACTACCTGCATGGGAGCTGTGCCCGGGAACCGTCCTGTCCTCTGAGCTCGCCTTCACCCGGGACCCTCGTGCCGgcggggcccagggaggaggacGCCGACTGGGGCACAGCTGCCTTCTGCCCACCCTTCTTGGAGGACCCAGTGGGCACGTCCCCCTCGGGCAGGGAGGAGATGGGGGCCACCGAGGCCTGCAGGGCCGCCCAGCCCAGACACTGGAGCTCCAACGTGTCCGCCAACAACAACAGTGGCAGCCGAGCACCAGGCTCCTGGGACCCGGGACACGTGGCTGGCTGCGTGGGCTGCTGCCCTGGCCCAGAGCACACCTTACGGGCTGCCCCTGAGCTAGGCGGTCCCCTGGCCCTAGAGGACCCCACAGAGCCTCTCCTTGGGTCAAAGGGGGCCTCCTCTGGCCAGGAGCTAGGCCGCTGCTTTGGCCTTCCTCATCTGTGTCCTGCTGAGGGCCTGGCACCGGCCATCTGCCTGGTGACATCCTCCCGGACACAGGCGGCCATTAGCCAGGCTAACAGCCCCCAGACGGGGCCCAGGCTTGCTGAGGAAGCTGAGGGCTCTGCCAGACCTCAGCTaccccttccctctgtcccagCCCCATCCCAAGAGGGAGCCCTGCTTCCTGCCGAGGCGGCCAGTGCCCTCGACACCCTGCCCGCCTTGCCCACgcctgctggcagctgggagacTGCCACTGAGGCAGCCCAGACCCCAGACAGCTACAGGGTTTCCCCTGAGCCGGGGGCGCCAGTCAGTGAGGAAGAGGACATGACAGAGGCCACTTCTGGTGTCTTCGCTGATTTGTCCAGCGATGGCCCACTGGCCGAGAAGCCGGACGTGACTCTGGCCTTCCGCTCTTTGCAGAAGCAGGCGGGGACCCCCGACTCTGGGGACTCCCTGGATATCCCACCTTCAGCCGGTGATGGTGGTGGCCGCGAGGCCTTCAGCCCATCAGGTATCGGCACTCCCGGCGGGCAGCCCCGAGCCCTGGACAGTGGCTATGACACAGAGAACTACGAGTCCCCTGAGTTTGTGCTCAAGGAGGCACACGAGCCATGTGAGCCCGAGGCCTGTGGGGAGCTGGTCTCCGAGGAGGAGAGCCCTGGGCCCGAGACTCAGCTCTCCACCTCTCTTGGTGGCCTTGGCCAGAAGAACCCCTACCGTGACTCAGCCTACTTTTCGGACCTGGATACAGAGCCTGACTGCACTTCGGGCCcccaggagaagggaggaggtgaCTTGACCTCCAGGCTAGAGCTGGACCTGGAGAGCTCTGGGCTGCGGGCTGCACAGCCCTCCCCTGAGTCTGGTGTGGCTGGGGGGACGCGAGGCACTGGTCCCAGAGAGGTGCTGCCGCTGCTGCCTGAGGACTTTTCTCCAGGGCCAAGTACATGCCCGGAGGGCCCCAGACCGGACCCTCCctggccccagggccctgcccaaGGGCCTCCAGTGCCCAGCCCCGGGGGTTCCAAGATTTTCCTGCTGACCCCGGTCCCGCTGAGCTCAGAGAGCCACCTCCCTGAGCTCCAGGAGGCCCCAGTACTGCCGTCCGGACCCGCCCAGCAGGAACGGACAGGGAGCCCGGGTGCCCCCAGGACCCCACTCTGCCTGGCCCTGCCGGGACTGCCCGCAGCCCCGGAGGGCCGCtcggaggaggaagaggaggacagcGAGGAGAGCGATGAGTCGGATGAAGAGCTCCGCTGCTACAGCATCCAGGAGCCCAGCGAGGAGAGCGAGGAGGAGGCGCCTCCCGTGCCCGTGGTGGTGGCCGAGAGCCAGAGCGCGCGCAACCTGCGCAGTCTGCTCAAGATACCCAGCCTGTTGTCGGAGGCCTTCTGCGAGGACCTGGAGCGCAAGAAGAAAGCCGTGTCCTTCTTCGACGACGTCACCGTCTACCTCTTCGACCAG GAAAGCCCCACCCGGGAGCTCGGGGAACCCTTCCCTGGAGCCAAGGAGTCACCCCCCGCGTTCCTGGCGGGCGGCCCCCGCTCCCCCAGCGCCCGCGGCCGGCCGCGGCGGGCAGACCGCTCCCCCGACGGCTCCGCGGCGGAAGAGG GTGGAGGGCTCGCGTGGGACGACGGCTTCCCGCCGACGCCGGCCCCGGAGGCCGCCCGGCCCGCTCCCGCCGCGCCCCCCAAGCAGACCGCACCCGGCCCCTTCTCGCGCTTCACCGTGTCGCCTGCGCCCGCGTCCCGCTTCTCCATTACGCACGTCTCCGACTCGGACGCCGGATCCGTGGGAG GCCCTGTAGCAGGTGCCGGGGGCAGCTGTAAAGAGGCTTGA
- the AATK gene encoding serine/threonine-protein kinase LMTK1 isoform X3, translating to MLACLCCKKGGIGFKEFENAEGEEYAAGFSAQGSPASGAPNGPDVYVLPLTEVSLPMAKQPGRSVQLLKSTDLGRHSLLYLEEVGHGWFGKVFLGEVNSGISSTQVVVKELKASASVQEQTQFLEEAQPYRASPLPRPPAPSCPEFESGGQPVGSRRALQHSNLLQCLAQCAEVTPYLLVMEFCPMGDLKGYLRSCRLAESMAPDPLTLQRMACEVACGVLHLHRNNYVHSDLALRNCLLAADLTVKIGDYGLSHGKYREDYFVTADQLWVPLRWIAPELVDEVHCNLLVVDQTKASNVWSLGVTIWELFELGAQPYPHHSDRQVLAYAVREQQLKLPKPQLQLTLSDRWYEVMQFCWLQPEQRPTAEEVHLLLSYLCAKGATEAEEEFERRWRSLRPGGGGAGPGLAGLALGGAGELASASSFPLLEQFAGDGFHADGDDVLTVTETSRGLNFEYKWEAGRGAEAFPPPGAAASPSRAACPQELCAADGAPPGVVPVLSAHSPSVGSEYFIRLEEPTPAAGHDPDCAGCTLSPHAVDLLPDGGDQDDDSEGSAATSSAMEPLLGHVPPPEGSWGRCDYYLHGSCAREPSCPLSSPSPGTLVPAGPREEDADWGTAAFCPPFLEDPVGTSPSGREEMGATEACRAAQPRHWSSNVSANNNSGSRAPGSWDPGHVAGCVGCCPGPEHTLRAAPELGGPLALEDPTEPLLGSKGASSGQELGRCFGLPHLCPAEGLAPAICLVTSSRTQAAISQANSPQTGPRLAEEAEGSARPQLPLPSVPAPSQEGALLPAEAASALDTLPALPTPAGSWETATEAAQTPDSYRVSPEPGAPVSEEEDMTEATSGVFADLSSDGPLAEKPDVTLAFRSLQKQAGTPDSGDSLDIPPSAGDGGGREAFSPSGIGTPGGQPRALDSGYDTENYESPEFVLKEAHEPCEPEACGELVSEEESPGPETQLSTSLGGLGQKNPYRDSAYFSDLDTEPDCTSGPQEKGGGDLTSRLELDLESSGLRAAQPSPESGVAGGTRGTGPREVLPLLPEDFSPGPSTCPEGPRPDPPWPQGPAQGPPVPSPGGSKIFLLTPVPLSSESHLPELQEAPVLPSGPAQQERTGSPGAPRTPLCLALPGLPAAPEGRSEEEEEDSEESDESDEELRCYSIQEPSEESEEEAPPVPVVVAESQSARNLRSLLKIPSLLSEAFCEDLERKKKAVSFFDDVTVYLFDQESPTRELGEPFPGAKESPPAFLAGGPRSPSARGRPRRADRSPDGSAAEEGGGLAWDDGFPPTPAPEAARPAPAAPPKQTAPGPFSRFTVSPAPASRFSITHVSDSDAGSVGGPVAGAGGSCKEA from the exons ATGCTGGCCTGTCTGTGCTGTAAGAAGGGTGGCATCGGGTTCAAG GAGTTTGAGAATGCCGAGGGGGAAGAGTACGCAGCAGGCTTCTCGGCACAGGGCTCCCCTGCCTCAGGGGCTCCGAACGGGCCAGACGTGTATGTCCTGCCACTCACCGAGGTCTCCCTGCCCATGGCCAAGCAGCCGGGGCGCTCAG TGCAGCTGCTCAAGTCCACAGACCTGGGCCGTCACAGCCTCTTGTACCTGGAGGAGGTTGGCCACGGCTGGTTCGGGAAG GTGTTCCTGGGGGAGGTGAACTCGGGCATCAGCAGCACCCAGGTGGTGGTGAAGGAGTTGAAGGCCAGCGCCAGCGTGCAGGAGCAGACGCAGTTCCTGGAGGAGGCTCAGCCCTACAG agccagcccccttccccgcccgcccgccccctcctgccctgAGTTCGAGTCAGGGGGGCAGCCTGTTGGCTCCCGCAGGGCCCTGCAGCACAGCAATCTGCTTCAGTGCCTGGCGCAGTGCGCGGAGGTGACCCCCTACCTGCTGGTGATGGAGTTCTGCCCCATG GGGGACCTCAAGGGCTACCTGCGAAGCTGCCGGCTGGCGGAGTCCATGGCGCCCGATCCCCTGACCCTGCAGCGCATGGCCTGCGAGGTGGCCTGTGGCGTCCTGCACCTGCATCGCAACAACTATGTGCACAG TGACCTGGCCCTCAGGAACTGCCTGCTCGCGGCCGACCTGACGGTGAAGATCGGCGACTACGGCCTGTCCCACGGCAAATACAGA GAAGACTACTTTGTGACTGCCGACCAGCTGTGGGTGCCGCTGCGCTGGATCGCGCCCGAGCTGGTGGACGAGGTGCACTGCAACCTGCTGGTGGTGGACCAGACCAAGGCCAGCAACGTGTG GTCCCTGGGCGTGACCATCTGGGAGCTCTTTGAGCTGGGCGCACAGCCCTACCCCCACCACTCCGACCGGCAGGTGCTGGCCTACGCAGTCCGGGAGCAGCAGCTGAAGCTCCCCAAGCCCCAGCTGCAGCTGACGCTGTCTGACCGCTG GTACGAGGTGATGCAGTTCTGCTGGCTGCAGCCTGAACAGCGGCCCACGGCCGAGGAGGTGCACCTGCTGCTGTCCTACCTCTGTGCCAAGGGCGCCACCGAGGCGGAGGAAGAATTTGAGCGGCGCTGGCGCTCGCTGCGGCCGGGCGGGGGTGGCgcaggccctgggctggcagGCCTGGCTCTGGGGGGCGCGGGCGAGCTGGCCTCCGCCTCGTCCTTCCCGCTGCTGGAGCAGTTCGCAGGCGACGGCTTCCACGCGGACGGGGACGACGTGCTGACGGTGACCGAGACGAGTCGCGGCCTCAACTTCGAGTACAAGTGGGAAGCGGGCCGCGGCGCCGAGGCCTTCCCACCCCCCGGGGCTGCAGCGAGCCCTAGCCGCGCCGCTTGCCCGCAGGAGCTGTGTGCCGCTGACGGTGCGCCCCCGGGCGTGGTGCCTGTGCTCAGCGCGCACAGCCCCTCGGTGGGCAGCGAGTACTTCATCCGGTTGGAGGAGCCGACGCCCGCCGCCGGCCACGACCCTGACTGCGCCGGCTGCACCCTCAGCCCCCATGCCGTGGACCTGCTCCCCGATGGTGGTGACCAGGACGATGACTCGGAGGGCAGCGCGGCCACCTCGTCGGCCATGGAGCCCCTGCTGGGCCACGTGCCGCCCCCCGAGGGGTCCTGGGGCCGCTGTGACTACTACCTGCATGGGAGCTGTGCCCGGGAACCGTCCTGTCCTCTGAGCTCGCCTTCACCCGGGACCCTCGTGCCGgcggggcccagggaggaggacGCCGACTGGGGCACAGCTGCCTTCTGCCCACCCTTCTTGGAGGACCCAGTGGGCACGTCCCCCTCGGGCAGGGAGGAGATGGGGGCCACCGAGGCCTGCAGGGCCGCCCAGCCCAGACACTGGAGCTCCAACGTGTCCGCCAACAACAACAGTGGCAGCCGAGCACCAGGCTCCTGGGACCCGGGACACGTGGCTGGCTGCGTGGGCTGCTGCCCTGGCCCAGAGCACACCTTACGGGCTGCCCCTGAGCTAGGCGGTCCCCTGGCCCTAGAGGACCCCACAGAGCCTCTCCTTGGGTCAAAGGGGGCCTCCTCTGGCCAGGAGCTAGGCCGCTGCTTTGGCCTTCCTCATCTGTGTCCTGCTGAGGGCCTGGCACCGGCCATCTGCCTGGTGACATCCTCCCGGACACAGGCGGCCATTAGCCAGGCTAACAGCCCCCAGACGGGGCCCAGGCTTGCTGAGGAAGCTGAGGGCTCTGCCAGACCTCAGCTaccccttccctctgtcccagCCCCATCCCAAGAGGGAGCCCTGCTTCCTGCCGAGGCGGCCAGTGCCCTCGACACCCTGCCCGCCTTGCCCACgcctgctggcagctgggagacTGCCACTGAGGCAGCCCAGACCCCAGACAGCTACAGGGTTTCCCCTGAGCCGGGGGCGCCAGTCAGTGAGGAAGAGGACATGACAGAGGCCACTTCTGGTGTCTTCGCTGATTTGTCCAGCGATGGCCCACTGGCCGAGAAGCCGGACGTGACTCTGGCCTTCCGCTCTTTGCAGAAGCAGGCGGGGACCCCCGACTCTGGGGACTCCCTGGATATCCCACCTTCAGCCGGTGATGGTGGTGGCCGCGAGGCCTTCAGCCCATCAGGTATCGGCACTCCCGGCGGGCAGCCCCGAGCCCTGGACAGTGGCTATGACACAGAGAACTACGAGTCCCCTGAGTTTGTGCTCAAGGAGGCACACGAGCCATGTGAGCCCGAGGCCTGTGGGGAGCTGGTCTCCGAGGAGGAGAGCCCTGGGCCCGAGACTCAGCTCTCCACCTCTCTTGGTGGCCTTGGCCAGAAGAACCCCTACCGTGACTCAGCCTACTTTTCGGACCTGGATACAGAGCCTGACTGCACTTCGGGCCcccaggagaagggaggaggtgaCTTGACCTCCAGGCTAGAGCTGGACCTGGAGAGCTCTGGGCTGCGGGCTGCACAGCCCTCCCCTGAGTCTGGTGTGGCTGGGGGGACGCGAGGCACTGGTCCCAGAGAGGTGCTGCCGCTGCTGCCTGAGGACTTTTCTCCAGGGCCAAGTACATGCCCGGAGGGCCCCAGACCGGACCCTCCctggccccagggccctgcccaaGGGCCTCCAGTGCCCAGCCCCGGGGGTTCCAAGATTTTCCTGCTGACCCCGGTCCCGCTGAGCTCAGAGAGCCACCTCCCTGAGCTCCAGGAGGCCCCAGTACTGCCGTCCGGACCCGCCCAGCAGGAACGGACAGGGAGCCCGGGTGCCCCCAGGACCCCACTCTGCCTGGCCCTGCCGGGACTGCCCGCAGCCCCGGAGGGCCGCtcggaggaggaagaggaggacagcGAGGAGAGCGATGAGTCGGATGAAGAGCTCCGCTGCTACAGCATCCAGGAGCCCAGCGAGGAGAGCGAGGAGGAGGCGCCTCCCGTGCCCGTGGTGGTGGCCGAGAGCCAGAGCGCGCGCAACCTGCGCAGTCTGCTCAAGATACCCAGCCTGTTGTCGGAGGCCTTCTGCGAGGACCTGGAGCGCAAGAAGAAAGCCGTGTCCTTCTTCGACGACGTCACCGTCTACCTCTTCGACCAG GAAAGCCCCACCCGGGAGCTCGGGGAACCCTTCCCTGGAGCCAAGGAGTCACCCCCCGCGTTCCTGGCGGGCGGCCCCCGCTCCCCCAGCGCCCGCGGCCGGCCGCGGCGGGCAGACCGCTCCCCCGACGGCTCCGCGGCGGAAGAGG GTGGAGGGCTCGCGTGGGACGACGGCTTCCCGCCGACGCCGGCCCCGGAGGCCGCCCGGCCCGCTCCCGCCGCGCCCCCCAAGCAGACCGCACCCGGCCCCTTCTCGCGCTTCACCGTGTCGCCTGCGCCCGCGTCCCGCTTCTCCATTACGCACGTCTCCGACTCGGACGCCGGATCCGTGGGAG GCCCTGTAGCAGGTGCCGGGGGCAGCTGTAAAGAGGCTTGA